One stretch of Desulfovibrio sp. JC010 DNA includes these proteins:
- a CDS encoding M48 family metallopeptidase, giving the protein MNFRNKIFLQSTTLILIFFFSFCITPQATANSLFGDFTVSDEIKLGKEFDKMVRSRLPIILDPQIDGYVKRLVARVAKHIPPQPFPIKATVIRNNAMNAFAVPGGYVYVFTGLILNMKHESELAAVIGHELAHVTLRHAARRIEKMKMVNMASMLGTLAGMLIGIAGGGASMGNLGQAIAMGSLGGAQGAYLSYTQENEREADHLGMNYLVASGYNPQSMVDGFKVMKQRQWHMSNTNIPTYLSTHPGLDTRIAYLENRFTRMPPEYFKRKNDDAEFHKVQTLIRARLTSTDVALAYYLAIPEKERTCLDHLGLGIVYSRMKKNKKAEQEFKKANELCPGDPLILREEGRFYFNIGDMDKASPLLHQAYLRAPTDAMTLFFIARIEGVRKNYKQAILTMRRVAEMVPHDQEIHYHLGRMLGESGHYFQAHAQLAYAAFYGRNMKQAQFHLRKAEGLAKTKKQREELKKLQETINPKPPEEQKEKNEKKKEE; this is encoded by the coding sequence AAAGAATTCGACAAAATGGTCCGCAGCAGGCTGCCCATCATCCTCGACCCCCAGATTGACGGATATGTTAAAAGACTTGTTGCACGGGTAGCCAAGCATATACCGCCCCAGCCTTTCCCCATCAAAGCCACGGTAATTCGCAACAATGCCATGAATGCCTTCGCTGTTCCGGGGGGCTATGTTTATGTCTTCACCGGACTTATTCTGAATATGAAGCACGAAAGCGAGCTTGCCGCTGTTATCGGGCACGAACTCGCACACGTAACTCTGCGTCATGCCGCCCGGCGTATTGAAAAAATGAAAATGGTAAATATGGCCAGCATGCTCGGCACTCTGGCCGGAATGCTGATTGGCATAGCCGGCGGCGGGGCTAGTATGGGCAATCTGGGACAGGCCATTGCAATGGGATCCCTGGGCGGGGCGCAAGGAGCATACCTGAGCTACACTCAGGAGAACGAGCGTGAAGCCGACCATCTGGGCATGAACTACCTTGTTGCCTCAGGTTACAACCCGCAAAGCATGGTTGACGGTTTCAAGGTCATGAAACAACGCCAGTGGCACATGAGCAACACCAATATTCCCACATACCTGTCCACCCACCCCGGCCTTGATACCCGTATCGCTTATCTGGAGAACAGGTTCACGCGCATGCCTCCTGAATATTTCAAGCGAAAAAATGACGATGCGGAATTCCATAAGGTCCAAACCCTTATCCGCGCCAGACTGACTTCAACAGACGTGGCCCTGGCCTACTATCTGGCTATTCCGGAAAAAGAACGGACCTGCCTCGACCATCTGGGGCTGGGCATTGTCTACTCGCGCATGAAGAAGAACAAAAAGGCGGAGCAGGAATTCAAAAAAGCCAACGAACTCTGTCCCGGAGACCCCCTCATTTTGCGTGAAGAAGGACGCTTTTATTTTAATATAGGAGACATGGATAAAGCTTCACCGCTGCTGCACCAGGCCTACCTGCGCGCCCCCACTGATGCCATGACTCTTTTTTTTATCGCCCGAATCGAAGGAGTGCGCAAAAATTACAAGCAGGCCATCCTGACCATGCGCAGGGTAGCGGAAATGGTTCCCCATGATCAGGAAATCCATTACCACCTTGGCCGCATGCTCGGAGAATCCGGCCACTATTTTCAGGCCCACGCCCAGCTTGCATATGCTGCTTTTTACGGACGCAATATGAAACAGGCTCAGTTCCATCTGCGCAAAGCCGAAGGACTGGCCAAAACTAAAAAACAACGCGAAGAGCTTAAAAAGCTGCAGGAAACCATCAATCCCAAGCCGCCGGAAGAACAGAAAGAGAAAAACGAGAAAAAAAAGGAGGAGTAA
- a CDS encoding bifunctional riboflavin kinase/FAD synthetase: MIIAKSINEIVKPEQGTCVTIGNFDGVHKGHQKLISSTCKKAKANGLASVVVTFDPHPLRVLVNSKTPPFITLTSQKLELIALHKPDIVLALNFTKEMAALSPEEFIKQYLIDPLNMKEMVVGYDYALGKGRSGNYETLVELGIKHKYDIERLDPVIINDAVVSSSRIRDMVSEGNVWDVRPLLGRFYQVRGEVVHGMNRGGRLLGFPTANIKLEDELFPKKGVYAIRVEVEGKVLPGVANIGKNPTFGNEALSVEAHILDFSEDIYGKDIRVHFIQRIRSEKKFNGLDELKERIGIDIGLAREILSYPESQVRPGLHLSESGAE, translated from the coding sequence ATGATCATCGCAAAATCAATAAATGAAATAGTAAAGCCTGAACAAGGCACATGTGTAACAATCGGAAACTTTGACGGTGTCCATAAAGGGCACCAGAAGCTGATCAGCTCCACCTGCAAAAAAGCAAAGGCCAACGGGCTTGCCAGCGTGGTGGTAACTTTCGATCCCCACCCGCTGCGGGTGCTGGTCAACAGCAAAACCCCGCCGTTCATCACCCTGACTTCCCAGAAGCTGGAACTCATTGCCCTGCATAAGCCGGATATTGTTCTGGCCCTGAATTTCACCAAAGAAATGGCCGCCCTTTCCCCGGAAGAATTCATCAAGCAGTACCTCATCGATCCGCTGAATATGAAAGAGATGGTTGTGGGCTATGATTACGCTCTGGGCAAAGGCCGCAGCGGCAACTACGAAACCCTTGTCGAACTGGGCATCAAACATAAATACGATATTGAGAGACTCGATCCGGTGATCATCAACGATGCCGTGGTCAGCTCTTCACGCATCCGCGATATGGTCAGCGAAGGCAATGTCTGGGACGTACGCCCCCTGCTGGGACGTTTCTATCAGGTTCGCGGCGAAGTGGTTCACGGCATGAACAGAGGCGGACGTCTGCTCGGCTTCCCCACTGCCAACATCAAGCTCGAAGACGAACTTTTCCCCAAAAAAGGGGTCTATGCCATCCGCGTGGAAGTTGAAGGCAAGGTCCTGCCCGGTGTCGCCAACATCGGCAAGAACCCCACTTTCGGCAACGAAGCCCTTTCCGTGGAAGCGCATATTCTCGACTTTTCCGAAGATATTTACGGCAAGGATATCCGGGTCCATTTCATTCAGCGCATCCGTTCCGAAAAGAAATTCAACGGACTGGATGAACTTAAGGAACGTATCGGAATTGACATCGGTCTGGCCCGTGAAATCCTCTCATACCCTGAATCACAGGTCCGTCCCGGACTGCACCTGTCAGAATCAGGAGCAGAATAA
- a CDS encoding chloride channel protein gives MSPFLSVSTWKDLARSYRNVSHFRWLVLGIVVGVLSGIVAVLFFGAVELGKYFFMSQLAGLSLPAPEGEELFHGHAGEQLRTWTIPICLTIVGLITGWLVNKYIPETISGGTDGTDATIKCFHQGGGLMKPIVPVIKGISSVFTISCGGSAGREGPITQMGAGVGSWLAQKLKLSTKERRILLLAGAAGGLGAIFRAPLGGALTAIEVIYREDFESEAILPSVISSVVSYSLFTLFYGTEPIFGIPRFVFHDPRELIFYVALAFACTFAGWMYIRTFRFIKYSVFYQIKDRVGLMWATGLGGLMMGLMGMFFPQVLTGGYGWLEMAIMGEIPLMMMIAIVIGKTVATSMTIGSGMSGGMFAPALFVGGMSGGIVGQIAGKYYPDIVTQPGGYVLVGMAAFFAGVAKAPIGPLIMVCELTQGYGLLAPLMLASALCIVLGRSFSLYEHQVESKFDSPAHIEDKTINILEGLHVETHYKPGRVTTLEEGTTLKALTDIIANTNELYFPVKNDDGVITGILTIQNVRNHLFNPDLFDLILAKDLATKPATLKADDDLYTALLQFVDSDYGQIPVVSEDDPNKIIGIINRENVFRAYAKAVRELREAAE, from the coding sequence ATGAGTCCTTTCCTCAGTGTAAGTACATGGAAAGATCTCGCCCGCTCCTACCGTAATGTCAGCCACTTCCGCTGGCTGGTGCTCGGTATTGTGGTCGGTGTCCTTTCCGGCATCGTGGCCGTGCTTTTCTTCGGCGCGGTGGAACTGGGCAAATACTTTTTCATGAGCCAGCTGGCCGGACTTTCCCTGCCTGCTCCGGAAGGTGAAGAACTTTTCCATGGTCACGCCGGGGAACAGCTGCGCACCTGGACCATCCCTATCTGCCTGACCATTGTCGGCCTGATTACCGGGTGGCTGGTCAACAAATACATCCCCGAAACAATTTCCGGCGGCACTGACGGTACCGACGCCACCATCAAATGCTTCCATCAGGGCGGCGGCCTCATGAAGCCCATAGTGCCCGTAATCAAAGGAATCAGCTCTGTTTTCACCATTTCCTGCGGTGGTAGTGCAGGCCGCGAAGGCCCCATCACCCAGATGGGAGCCGGGGTCGGCTCATGGCTGGCCCAGAAGCTGAAACTTTCCACCAAGGAACGCCGTATCCTGCTTCTTGCCGGTGCAGCGGGCGGACTGGGTGCAATCTTCCGCGCCCCGCTGGGCGGCGCGCTCACCGCCATTGAGGTCATCTACCGCGAGGACTTTGAATCCGAGGCCATCCTGCCTTCGGTCATCTCCTCGGTAGTCTCCTATTCCCTGTTCACACTTTTCTACGGCACAGAACCCATCTTCGGCATACCGCGCTTTGTTTTCCACGACCCGCGGGAACTTATCTTCTACGTGGCTCTGGCCTTTGCCTGCACCTTTGCAGGCTGGATGTACATCCGCACCTTCCGTTTCATCAAATATTCCGTCTTCTACCAGATCAAAGACCGGGTCGGCCTCATGTGGGCCACCGGACTCGGCGGTCTGATGATGGGACTCATGGGTATGTTCTTTCCGCAGGTGCTCACCGGGGGCTACGGCTGGCTGGAGATGGCCATCATGGGTGAAATCCCGCTCATGATGATGATCGCCATCGTCATCGGCAAGACCGTTGCCACCTCCATGACCATCGGTTCCGGAATGTCCGGCGGTATGTTCGCGCCCGCTCTTTTCGTGGGCGGCATGTCCGGCGGTATCGTGGGCCAGATTGCCGGAAAATATTACCCGGACATCGTCACCCAGCCCGGCGGATACGTACTGGTCGGCATGGCCGCATTCTTCGCCGGGGTGGCAAAAGCCCCCATCGGCCCGCTGATCATGGTCTGCGAGCTCACACAGGGTTACGGTCTGCTGGCTCCGCTCATGCTCGCCTCCGCACTGTGCATCGTGCTCGGCCGCAGCTTCTCCCTCTACGAACATCAGGTGGAAAGTAAATTCGATTCCCCGGCCCATATCGAGGACAAGACCATCAACATCCTTGAGGGCTTACACGTGGAAACCCACTACAAACCGGGCCGCGTAACCACCCTTGAAGAAGGAACCACGCTCAAGGCGTTGACCGATATCATCGCCAACACCAACGAGCTCTACTTCCCGGTCAAAAACGACGACGGAGTGATCACCGGAATCCTGACTATTCAGAACGTCAGGAACCATCTCTTCAACCCGGATCTCTTCGACCTCATCCTCGCCAAGGACCTCGCCACCAAACCGGCGACCCTCAAGGCCGATGACGACCTCTACACCGCCCTGCTCCAATTCGTGGACAGCGACTACGGGCAGATTCCGGTTGTAAGTGAGGACGATCCCAACAAAATCATCGGGATCATCAACAGGGAGAACGTTTTCCGGGCTTATGCAAAGGCTGTCCGGGAGTTACGGGAGGCTGCGGAGTAA
- the hslV gene encoding ATP-dependent protease subunit HslV, with amino-acid sequence MEMRGTTILAVKDDKGTAMIGDGQVTMGQAVVMKHSAVKVRTLYNDQVIAGFAGATADAFTLFERFEKKLKTYSGNLVRSAVEMATDWRTDKFLRKLEAMIMVADAEHILIISGNGDVIEPDDGVAAIGSGGSYALSAARALMRNTEMPAADIARKSMEIASEICVYTNDNFVLKTLEK; translated from the coding sequence ATGGAAATGAGAGGAACAACCATTCTGGCCGTTAAGGACGATAAAGGCACTGCCATGATCGGTGACGGTCAGGTCACTATGGGACAGGCTGTGGTCATGAAACATTCCGCAGTCAAGGTCCGTACCCTTTACAATGATCAGGTTATCGCCGGATTCGCAGGGGCGACCGCAGATGCCTTCACCCTTTTTGAACGCTTTGAAAAGAAACTCAAAACCTACTCCGGCAACCTTGTGCGCTCCGCCGTTGAGATGGCTACCGACTGGCGCACTGATAAATTCCTGCGCAAGCTGGAAGCCATGATTATGGTTGCCGATGCCGAGCACATTCTCATCATCAGCGGTAACGGCGATGTTATCGAACCTGATGACGGTGTTGCGGCCATCGGTTCCGGCGGGTCTTATGCCCTTTCCGCTGCCCGTGCGCTCATGCGCAACACTGAGATGCCCGCAGCGGACATTGCCCGGAAATCCATGGAAATCGCCAGTGAAATCTGCGTTTACACCAACGACAATTTCGTTCTCAAAACCCTCGAAAAATAA
- the hslU gene encoding ATP-dependent protease ATPase subunit HslU, producing MSNLTPREIVSELDKFIIGQSDAKRMVAIAMRNRWRRQQLPPELRDEIAPKNIIMMGPTGVGKTEIARRLAKLAGCPFFKVEATKFTEVGYVGRDVESMVRDLMEIGINLVRKEEMEKVKVKAEKHAEDALLDILLPSSKPKQPGMGFFNPAAPEEQQQEQPTADQSSTREKFRKMWREGKLDEREVEIEVSVQGGGVEIMSMPGMEDMGMQVNDMIGKMFPNKKKMRKVKIREAYDILIQQESDKLIDMDNVAELARERVEQGGILFLDEIDKIAGNQEGGGSANVSREGVQRDLLPVVEGCVVNTKYGMVKTDHILFISAGAFSYAKPSDLIPELQGRFPLRVELTSLDKDDFYRILTEPQNALTVQYKALLETENLTIDFSKEALEEVALNAQKFNEETENIGARRLYTIMEKILSDLSFEAPDRSGDSIVIDKDYVQEKLQDVTEDRDLSRYIL from the coding sequence ATGAGCAATCTTACACCTAGAGAAATCGTTTCTGAACTGGATAAATTCATCATCGGCCAGTCCGATGCAAAACGGATGGTCGCCATTGCCATGCGTAACCGCTGGCGTCGTCAGCAGCTTCCGCCGGAACTGCGTGACGAAATCGCACCCAAAAACATCATCATGATGGGCCCCACCGGGGTCGGTAAAACAGAAATCGCCCGCCGTCTGGCAAAGCTGGCCGGATGCCCGTTCTTCAAGGTCGAAGCCACCAAATTTACTGAAGTTGGATATGTGGGCCGCGATGTGGAATCCATGGTCCGCGACCTTATGGAAATCGGCATCAACCTTGTGCGCAAGGAAGAAATGGAGAAGGTCAAAGTAAAGGCGGAAAAGCATGCTGAAGATGCCCTGCTCGACATTCTGCTGCCCTCCTCCAAGCCCAAACAGCCGGGCATGGGATTCTTCAACCCCGCAGCACCGGAAGAACAGCAGCAGGAACAGCCCACAGCGGACCAGTCCTCCACCCGTGAGAAATTCCGCAAAATGTGGCGCGAAGGCAAGCTGGACGAGCGTGAAGTTGAAATCGAAGTTTCCGTTCAGGGCGGAGGCGTGGAAATCATGTCCATGCCCGGTATGGAAGACATGGGCATGCAGGTCAATGACATGATCGGCAAGATGTTTCCCAATAAAAAGAAGATGCGTAAGGTCAAGATTCGCGAAGCTTACGATATCCTCATCCAGCAGGAATCCGACAAGCTCATCGACATGGACAATGTGGCCGAACTGGCCCGTGAACGTGTTGAACAGGGCGGCATTCTCTTCCTCGATGAAATCGACAAGATCGCCGGTAATCAGGAAGGCGGCGGCTCCGCAAATGTCTCCCGCGAAGGCGTGCAGCGCGACCTGCTGCCCGTGGTTGAAGGCTGCGTGGTCAACACCAAATACGGCATGGTCAAGACCGACCACATCCTGTTCATCTCTGCGGGAGCGTTCAGCTACGCCAAGCCCTCGGACCTGATCCCAGAGCTTCAGGGCCGTTTCCCCCTACGCGTGGAACTGACCTCTCTTGATAAGGACGACTTCTACCGCATCCTCACCGAGCCGCAGAACGCCCTGACCGTTCAATACAAAGCCCTGCTGGAAACAGAAAACCTGACCATTGATTTCAGTAAGGAAGCACTGGAAGAAGTGGCCCTCAACGCCCAGAAATTCAATGAGGAAACTGAGAACATCGGAGCAAGAAGACTTTACACCATCATGGAAAAAATCCTCTCCGACCTCTCCTTTGAAGCCCCGGACCGTTCCGGTGATTCCATTGTTATTGATAAGGATTACGTGCAGGAAAAACTGCAGGATGTAACCGAAGACAGAGATCTTTCACGTTATATTCTGTAG
- a CDS encoding tetratricopeptide repeat protein → MTASAAAQPKIKGTFSTKLVQEVGTGTTKRKIIQSFLYYAEEKDNGEIGLRVLNENSVPSGEEQTISKEELLESFTPEVELYTSTVYPAMQQLNKALAKADRQRRQGNTFTAEVEYGKALNIDEENIRANFGIGLCYLDRNEAEKATDIFNTLIELDAAFENDHKHLFNDFGISLRKNKMLDEAVQFYSRALGLTDNDENLYFNMARCMYEGGKKKEALDYAEKCLAINPESKPALKLKKHLSKK, encoded by the coding sequence ATGACAGCAAGCGCAGCAGCCCAGCCTAAAATTAAAGGTACTTTTTCCACCAAATTAGTACAGGAAGTCGGGACCGGGACAACCAAAAGAAAGATTATCCAGTCCTTTCTGTACTATGCAGAAGAAAAAGATAACGGCGAGATAGGCTTGCGCGTGCTCAATGAAAACAGCGTACCTTCCGGAGAAGAACAGACAATCAGCAAAGAAGAGTTGCTGGAATCGTTCACCCCTGAAGTGGAGCTGTATACCTCCACGGTCTACCCGGCCATGCAGCAACTCAACAAAGCTCTTGCCAAAGCCGACCGCCAGCGCAGACAGGGCAACACCTTCACCGCCGAAGTCGAATACGGCAAAGCCCTGAACATCGACGAAGAAAACATCCGGGCCAATTTCGGTATCGGCCTCTGCTACCTTGACCGCAATGAAGCGGAAAAAGCCACAGACATCTTCAACACTCTCATTGAACTTGATGCCGCATTTGAAAATGACCATAAGCACCTGTTCAATGATTTCGGCATATCCCTGCGTAAAAACAAAATGCTTGATGAAGCCGTGCAATTTTATTCCAGAGCACTGGGCCTGACCGATAATGATGAGAACCTGTATTTCAACATGGCCCGCTGCATGTATGAAGGCGGCAAGAAAAAAGAAGCTCTGGATTATGCAGAAAAATGTCTGGCCATCAATCCGGAATCAAAACCCGCCCTGAAGCTTAAAAAACATCTGAGCAAAAAATAA
- a CDS encoding flagellar hook protein FlgE → MGFSSMYTAATGVKSHGVLLQQIGANLANVNTLAYKSGDTFLETLGSATSAKANSGIVANQGHTSGQIGLGSRVAATRINFKEGAFQNSSSSTDIAIGGQGFFRVADPGSGGSYYTRAGNFHFDKNGLLVDSHNNILQGYSIDQDGNIGTTSQNIALPMKEETDTYGNKQMVVKSDPKGTDYVNMRTNLDSGAVDNSETEGSPFFSLLTEWDGTSNTPLTADEYEYNSSIQIYDDNGNKHDLIVYFDKVVNDGDSSDKRHWEYVVTVPPGSDAGSLTGTSGAGLVMAGTLTFSGDGTLLNQSAFTLAAGATDGKDLANWEQAALNSNGQPTFSVTLSGATGTPTAQTVAFDMGITSGTDSWDTSGVTAADIGSNASSLPGMEDGKLNALATTDYYGSSSTISQSQDGYGEGYLQNVAFNSDGILSALFSNGMSQDLYQVNLYNFKNEYGLRREGSNYFSATTDSGAAIQGVARKDGLGSVVSNTLETSNVDLADEFAYMILTQRGFQANSKGITTTDSLINTALGIKK, encoded by the coding sequence ATGGGTTTCAGCTCAATGTATACAGCCGCAACAGGCGTGAAGTCACACGGGGTACTTCTGCAGCAGATTGGCGCAAACCTCGCCAACGTGAATACCCTTGCATATAAGAGCGGTGACACATTTCTGGAAACACTCGGCAGCGCAACTTCAGCCAAGGCCAATTCCGGAATCGTCGCCAATCAGGGGCACACATCCGGACAGATCGGGCTTGGCTCCAGAGTTGCGGCCACCAGAATAAATTTCAAGGAAGGTGCTTTTCAGAACTCTTCCTCCAGTACCGATATCGCCATCGGCGGTCAGGGTTTTTTCCGGGTGGCAGATCCGGGCTCCGGCGGCAGTTATTATACCCGCGCAGGAAACTTCCATTTTGATAAAAACGGGCTGCTCGTAGACAGCCACAACAATATACTCCAAGGCTATTCAATAGATCAGGACGGCAACATAGGGACAACCTCGCAAAATATAGCCCTGCCCATGAAGGAAGAAACCGATACCTACGGCAATAAGCAGATGGTTGTTAAGTCCGATCCTAAAGGCACGGATTACGTAAATATGCGTACCAACCTTGATTCAGGAGCCGTAGATAACAGTGAAACCGAAGGTTCTCCCTTCTTTTCCCTTCTTACCGAGTGGGACGGCACCAGCAACACACCGCTTACTGCCGATGAATACGAGTACAACAGCTCAATACAAATTTACGATGACAACGGTAACAAGCATGACCTGATCGTCTATTTCGACAAGGTCGTGAATGACGGAGACAGCTCGGACAAACGCCACTGGGAATACGTTGTAACCGTGCCTCCGGGAAGTGACGCCGGTTCGCTGACCGGAACATCCGGTGCAGGACTGGTCATGGCCGGAACCCTCACCTTTTCCGGCGACGGAACCCTGCTCAACCAGAGCGCGTTTACCCTCGCTGCCGGAGCAACCGACGGCAAGGACCTTGCAAACTGGGAACAGGCAGCACTGAACAGTAACGGACAGCCGACCTTCAGCGTAACTCTTTCCGGGGCAACAGGAACCCCAACAGCTCAGACCGTAGCCTTTGACATGGGCATCACTTCGGGCACAGATTCATGGGACACCAGCGGAGTAACCGCAGCTGATATAGGCAGCAACGCATCTTCCCTGCCGGGCATGGAAGACGGCAAATTAAATGCTCTTGCCACTACTGACTACTACGGTTCATCTTCAACCATCAGCCAGTCTCAGGACGGATATGGGGAAGGCTACCTCCAGAATGTGGCCTTTAATTCCGACGGCATCCTGAGCGCACTGTTCTCCAACGGAATGTCTCAGGACCTTTATCAGGTAAACCTGTACAATTTTAAAAATGAATACGGGCTGCGCAGGGAAGGTTCCAACTACTTCAGCGCGACCACTGACTCCGGCGCGGCAATTCAGGGTGTAGCCAGAAAGGACGGCCTCGGTTCGGTGGTCAGCAACACCCTTGAAACCTCAAACGTGGATCTGGCGGACGAATTTGCCTATATGATCCTGACCCAGCGCGGTTTTCAGGCCAACTCCAAAGGCATCACCACCACGGACTCACTGATCAACACCGCTCTTGGAATCAAGAAGTAA
- a CDS encoding ferritin family protein — translation MVTFFSANEVAELAMRIEQKGQAFYLLAADEAKDPAAKEFFEFFAEEESRHELFFRDMRDRIGSIEVPPGSDYEEYTQYVMALVDSHDVFNFDYTAAFKDEAFNFEQAVRAAMRFEKDTILLFTELKKMVPDTERKFVEECIDEERKHLRMLAEKLS, via the coding sequence ATGGTTACTTTTTTCAGTGCCAATGAAGTGGCTGAACTTGCAATGCGCATTGAGCAGAAAGGACAGGCTTTTTACCTGCTGGCAGCTGATGAGGCAAAAGATCCTGCAGCTAAGGAATTCTTCGAATTTTTTGCTGAGGAAGAATCAAGGCATGAGCTGTTTTTCCGGGACATGCGTGACCGTATCGGTTCCATCGAGGTGCCTCCGGGAAGTGATTACGAAGAATATACCCAGTATGTAATGGCTCTTGTGGATTCTCATGATGTTTTCAATTTTGATTACACCGCGGCATTCAAGGATGAAGCGTTCAATTTTGAACAGGCTGTGCGTGCGGCCATGCGTTTTGAAAAGGATACCATCCTGCTTTTTACCGAGCTGAAGAAAATGGTTCCCGATACTGAGCGTAAATTCGTTGAGGAATGTATTGACGAAGAGCGCAAGCACCTGCGTATGCTGGCTGAAAAACTGAGCTAG
- a CDS encoding histidinol-phosphate transaminase: MTADLQEDVALQHFVEQSLEKLDQIENVLIEMEKTTSPSAASVAQVYGILVSLKESASLLELTNISLVADKIGKVLDQVYKKEIELSNDLLNIIIDSFDKLNEMVSNATLSNGYDIRIITLPLEMYSKPTAAPAEKKAEPEKSTPAPSPEPAPAPASTAEPDPEPTPEPETAETFVEEPQETEAPAAESSAETKLSPAAFRKKYSIKKDIDLASNSNPLGVSKAVSNAIINIANNCNISESDSTDSLKFGLAKRHDVPEECVLTAGGAVEILDLTLRLSAIPGVDHVLSYEHGMPEYSSVAALCGVELLRLPRGRNFSPPLDQLVKTANETTAAVIITNPDIPSGYGLPAEELATMSNLLPERTLLIVDERSVEFSWPEDDYSMVNFLDKAPNLVILRSFSWSFGLRGVRLGYALLNSKRAREFEESRLPLPISPLNVEAGLAALNHSEFYYSTIALIIRGRERVQKGLEELGCTVYPSQSNFIMFSAPITAKELHSKMLDHGFKLRKLDEYGISDLLTVSIGNNSRNRMFLAAMKNIL; encoded by the coding sequence ATGACCGCTGATTTACAGGAAGATGTAGCTCTGCAACACTTTGTTGAACAGTCGCTGGAAAAACTGGACCAGATTGAAAATGTCCTCATAGAGATGGAAAAAACCACTTCACCCTCGGCAGCATCAGTTGCGCAGGTGTACGGGATTCTCGTTTCCCTGAAAGAAAGTGCGTCACTGCTTGAGCTTACCAACATAAGCCTCGTAGCGGACAAAATCGGCAAGGTGCTGGATCAGGTATATAAAAAGGAAATTGAACTCAGTAACGACCTGCTGAACATCATTATCGATTCGTTTGACAAGCTCAACGAGATGGTCAGTAACGCCACCCTGAGCAATGGCTATGACATCCGCATCATAACCCTGCCGCTTGAAATGTACTCCAAACCCACTGCCGCTCCTGCTGAGAAAAAAGCAGAACCGGAAAAAAGCACTCCGGCTCCCTCACCGGAACCGGCTCCTGCTCCGGCATCGACAGCTGAGCCCGACCCCGAACCTACCCCGGAACCCGAAACAGCAGAAACCTTTGTCGAAGAACCTCAGGAGACTGAAGCTCCGGCCGCAGAAAGCAGTGCCGAAACAAAACTCAGCCCGGCTGCATTCCGTAAAAAATACAGCATCAAAAAAGACATAGACCTTGCCAGCAACTCTAATCCGCTGGGAGTCTCCAAGGCAGTGTCAAACGCCATCATCAACATAGCCAACAACTGCAATATTTCCGAAAGCGACTCCACCGACAGCCTGAAGTTCGGCCTCGCCAAGCGGCATGACGTACCGGAAGAATGCGTCCTCACCGCGGGAGGTGCAGTGGAAATTCTCGACCTGACCCTGCGTCTTTCCGCGATTCCGGGAGTAGACCACGTGCTGAGCTATGAGCACGGCATGCCGGAATACAGCAGCGTTGCCGCTCTCTGCGGAGTGGAACTGCTGCGGCTGCCCAGAGGACGAAATTTCTCACCTCCGCTGGACCAGCTGGTGAAGACAGCAAACGAGACCACTGCCGCAGTCATCATCACCAACCCGGACATTCCTTCCGGCTACGGTCTCCCCGCAGAAGAACTGGCCACCATGTCCAACCTCCTGCCTGAGCGGACCCTGCTCATTGTTGATGAAAGATCAGTGGAATTCTCATGGCCTGAAGACGACTACTCCATGGTCAACTTTCTGGATAAAGCACCTAATCTGGTCATCCTGCGCAGCTTCTCATGGTCCTTCGGCCTTAGGGGAGTGCGTCTCGGATATGCTCTGCTGAACAGTAAACGCGCCCGGGAATTCGAAGAATCAAGGCTTCCCCTGCCCATCAGCCCGCTGAATGTGGAAGCAGGACTGGCAGCCCTTAACCACAGTGAGTTCTACTACTCCACTATCGCCCTGATCATCAGGGGCAGGGAACGTGTACAGAAGGGGTTGGAAGAACTGGGCTGCACCGTCTATCCCAGCCAGAGCAACTTCATTATGTTCAGTGCTCCCATAACGGCAAAAGAACTGCATAGTAAAATGCTGGATCACGGCTTTAAACTGCGTAAGTTGGATGAATA